In the Chromatiaceae bacterium genome, one interval contains:
- a CDS encoding sulfotransferase domain-containing protein, translating to MNRLIWHLRRLVYGEPVIVVSGLPRSGTSMLMQMLAAGGLALLTDARRAADEDNPQGYFELEQVRHLPDGDRRWLRDARGKAVKVVSTLLRELPDRYNYKVILMRRDLGEVLASQARMLARRGQVHDIDQARMRRLFEDDLWRATYLLRHASHFDHLEVDYAQVIEDPQLQAGRIADFVAAGLNVDNMAGAVDSALYRNRCRPG from the coding sequence ATGAATCGGTTGATCTGGCACTTGCGTCGTCTCGTCTATGGCGAACCCGTGATCGTCGTCTCGGGGCTGCCCCGCTCCGGCACGTCGATGCTGATGCAGATGCTAGCTGCCGGTGGGTTGGCACTGCTGACCGATGCCAGGCGCGCCGCCGACGAGGACAATCCGCAGGGCTATTTCGAGCTTGAGCAGGTCAGGCATCTGCCCGATGGTGACCGACGCTGGCTGCGTGACGCCCGTGGCAAAGCGGTCAAGGTGGTCTCCACGCTGCTGCGTGAACTACCGGACAGGTACAACTACAAGGTGATACTGATGCGCCGCGATCTTGGAGAAGTGCTTGCGTCGCAGGCCAGGATGCTGGCGCGTCGCGGGCAGGTGCACGACATCGACCAGGCCCGGATGCGGCGACTGTTCGAGGACGATCTGTGGCGCGCAACCTACCTGCTCAGACACGCCAGTCACTTCGATCATCTGGAGGTCGACTATGCGCAGGTGATCGAGGATCCGCAGTTGCAGGCGGGACGCATCGCCGATTTCGTCGCGGCAGGCCTGAATGTCGACAACATGGCTGGCGCGGTCGATAGCGCGCTGTACCGCAACCGCTGTCGCCCCGGTTGA
- a CDS encoding sulfatase, producing the protein MAGIGALFWSGYQQPANSGEPAAAADPPRPNVIVFLVDTLRADHLGVYGYDRDTSPVLDRWASGSTVFDNTYAPSSWTKPSMVTLFSGLDAISHGAEDRLDRIPADVPLLAERLKALGYSTFGAVTNPNVLAHWGFDRGFDVYRDLDSAGNGTPANRVTEFVEEHLDRLEQSQPFFLYLHVVDPHFPYQPPPPFDSRFPRSRAVPANMSVGRYDGEIAFVDAQFGRITELLGQRGLNDRSMTIFTSDHGEELWERGRLGHGSTLYEEVVRVPLLIRFPQGRFAGIRVAARTSLTDVFPTVLHALGESPGERLDGRDLAPLIQGSVTDTAERDLFLSLRTSGQGGHRVRGVLSGPFKYLKRTRPEANEALFDLVQDPTESKDISADEQPLQARLAKSLNAHLAQRSSGVQLRIVNAAAGEPQRAEALIQTSGDFTEVMGIRLEQGDGFDLSEDRRQLRLSWRLENRYQELNRGKRLVPDEDGIRFQVTPPDARIVVQQLEIGEAGEARLRVGDGEQAQAVPFAFQASDDAWRIRDIDDLLADAGATSGDDRPGVFLGVIRPPAANAAKPSRELLERLRSLGYLGGDDDAQ; encoded by the coding sequence ATGGCTGGCATCGGCGCTTTGTTCTGGTCCGGATATCAGCAGCCGGCGAATAGCGGCGAGCCGGCCGCTGCGGCGGATCCGCCGCGACCCAACGTCATTGTCTTCCTGGTCGACACGTTGCGCGCCGATCACCTGGGTGTGTACGGGTATGACCGGGATACCTCGCCGGTGCTCGATCGCTGGGCCAGCGGCAGCACCGTGTTCGACAACACCTATGCGCCCAGTTCCTGGACCAAGCCCAGCATGGTCACGCTGTTCAGCGGACTGGATGCGATCAGCCATGGTGCCGAAGACCGTTTGGACAGAATCCCCGCCGATGTACCGCTGCTGGCCGAACGCCTGAAAGCGCTTGGTTACTCGACCTTCGGCGCCGTGACCAACCCCAACGTCCTGGCGCACTGGGGATTCGACCGGGGTTTCGACGTCTACCGGGACCTCGATTCGGCCGGCAACGGCACCCCTGCCAACCGCGTCACCGAGTTCGTCGAGGAACACCTGGACCGGCTTGAGCAAAGTCAGCCGTTCTTTCTGTATCTGCACGTCGTCGACCCCCACTTCCCTTACCAGCCACCGCCACCGTTCGACAGCCGCTTTCCGCGCTCGCGCGCGGTTCCCGCCAACATGTCGGTTGGCCGGTACGACGGCGAGATCGCCTTCGTCGATGCCCAGTTCGGGCGGATCACTGAGCTGCTGGGGCAGCGCGGACTCAACGATCGCAGCATGACGATATTCACCTCCGACCATGGTGAGGAGCTGTGGGAGCGTGGCAGATTGGGTCATGGCAGCACGCTGTACGAGGAGGTGGTGCGGGTCCCGTTGCTGATCCGTTTCCCGCAGGGCCGCTTTGCCGGCATCCGGGTTGCTGCCCGCACCTCGCTCACCGATGTGTTTCCCACCGTGTTGCACGCGCTCGGTGAGTCGCCTGGCGAGCGGCTGGATGGTCGCGATCTCGCCCCGTTGATACAAGGCAGCGTGACGGACACGGCGGAACGCGACCTGTTTCTTTCGCTCCGAACCAGCGGCCAGGGTGGCCACCGGGTACGTGGTGTGCTCAGCGGTCCGTTCAAGTACCTGAAGCGTACCCGACCGGAGGCGAACGAGGCGCTGTTCGATCTGGTGCAGGATCCGACGGAATCGAAAGATATCTCGGCTGACGAACAGCCGCTCCAGGCCCGCCTGGCAAAATCTTTGAATGCCCATCTGGCGCAGCGATCAAGCGGCGTTCAACTGCGCATCGTCAATGCGGCGGCAGGCGAACCGCAACGGGCCGAGGCACTGATCCAGACCAGCGGGGACTTCACCGAGGTGATGGGGATTCGCCTGGAGCAGGGAGACGGTTTCGATCTTTCGGAAGACCGCCGGCAACTGCGCCTGAGCTGGCGGCTGGAGAACCGCTACCAGGAGCTCAACAGGGGCAAACGCCTGGTGCCCGACGAAGATGGCATCCGATTCCAGGTGACGCCGCCGGATGCCAGGATTGTCGTACAACAGCTGGAGATCGGCGAGGCCGGCGAGGCCAGGCTGAGGGTGGGTGACGGGGAACAGGCCCAAGCGGTGCCGTTTGCGTTTCAGGCCAGCGATGATGCCTGGCGCATCCGCGACATCGACGATCTGCTCGCCGACGCCGGCGCAACCTCCGGCGATGACAGACCCGGAGTCTTCCTGGGCGTGATCAGACCACCGGCCGCAAACGCCGCCAAGCCATCCAGGGAGCTGCTCGAACGCCTGCGTTCCCTCGGTTACCTGGGCGGCGACGACGATGCGCAGTAG
- a CDS encoding PEP-CTERM sorting domain-containing protein translates to MVSLGRFFLLSTSLALSTWATTVGAALLTWQDPGVDDWFDGTNWDAGGAIPTAVDVARIRNGGTAAANASIEVQTLNLGSTADTTAASGHLVVSPGDLTVNGDLQVGNTTSLSATGTSAQGALSVDGAIVSGATGVFQLGSNRGAGSTAEGTITADSFTGDYDFFAVGRDDAGGSGTGSMTLTNALNLTRNLTFFEVGFTFLDGTQADGQFSAASGDVTAGHAYVGAHLGSETSPGDVSGIASLGSGSLSSDLSGAFAVGQLQNNHSGNALGELSLNGVSGYGVHSVGVAGGGTTSGSSTGTLIVGTGGITGGNTMSIGTAGNGTANATGLVEVTGGNVVLSSNLNIGTNSGSLDSVADGTLRISNGDLNVGGLVTVGLISGVAGTKQANASLQMSNGQISTGLLRVGNVVGAGSTNASATFDHVSGQVEALQVGESFNPAGNPNGHVELTHSDLDAREFVAIGFSSSGTGNGSMTLTDSRLNVGVGTDTGGLFGRVFVGAAPGDIALLDLERSLIDAAGALTMGDGARLSMSIGGGVRVDEYAAIDAQSAFLGGQLFIDFDFTPMLDSMVFDLIVSESIDGIFDDFYSVDISGLVAGYSASTGVELINVGGSQVEAYRLRITRDVPEPGSLWLMAIALLGYALYPISGRRLEV, encoded by the coding sequence ATGGTGTCACTGGGCCGGTTCTTTCTACTTTCCACTTCGCTCGCGCTGTCCACCTGGGCGACAACAGTCGGCGCTGCGCTGCTGACCTGGCAGGACCCGGGTGTCGATGACTGGTTCGACGGCACCAACTGGGATGCCGGCGGCGCCATTCCCACCGCGGTCGACGTGGCCCGGATACGAAATGGGGGCACCGCTGCGGCCAACGCCTCCATCGAGGTCCAGACCCTGAATCTGGGTTCCACCGCGGACACCACCGCCGCCTCGGGCCATCTGGTGGTTTCTCCCGGCGACCTGACCGTGAACGGCGACCTGCAGGTGGGCAACACCACCAGCCTCTCGGCCACCGGCACCAGCGCCCAGGGCGCCTTGAGTGTCGATGGCGCCATCGTCAGCGGCGCCACCGGGGTATTCCAGCTGGGATCGAATCGCGGGGCCGGCAGCACCGCCGAGGGCACGATCACGGCTGACTCCTTCACCGGAGACTACGACTTCTTCGCCGTTGGGCGCGACGATGCCGGCGGCTCGGGTACCGGTTCGATGACGCTGACCAATGCCCTGAACCTGACCCGGAACCTCACCTTCTTCGAGGTCGGCTTCACCTTTTTGGACGGAACGCAGGCCGATGGCCAGTTCAGCGCCGCCAGCGGTGACGTCACGGCGGGGCACGCATATGTAGGCGCTCACCTGGGCAGCGAAACATCCCCGGGTGATGTGAGCGGCATCGCCAGCCTGGGCAGCGGCAGCCTGAGTAGCGACCTGAGCGGCGCCTTCGCGGTGGGCCAGTTGCAGAACAACCACAGCGGCAACGCCCTTGGTGAACTGTCCCTCAACGGCGTGTCCGGCTATGGCGTCCATTCGGTGGGCGTTGCCGGCGGTGGCACCACCAGCGGCTCAAGCACGGGCACCCTGATCGTCGGCACGGGTGGCATAACGGGTGGCAACACCATGTCTATCGGCACAGCCGGCAATGGTACGGCGAATGCCACCGGCCTGGTGGAGGTGACTGGCGGCAACGTGGTGCTCTCGTCCAATCTGAACATCGGCACCAATTCCGGCAGCTTGGACTCGGTTGCCGATGGTACCTTGCGGATCAGCAATGGCGACCTGAACGTGGGCGGGCTGGTCACCGTGGGCCTGATATCGGGTGTCGCCGGGACCAAACAGGCCAATGCAAGTTTGCAGATGAGCAACGGTCAAATTTCAACTGGGCTGCTGCGCGTCGGCAACGTCGTGGGTGCGGGTTCAACCAACGCCAGCGCCACGTTCGACCATGTCAGCGGCCAGGTCGAGGCGTTGCAGGTCGGCGAATCCTTCAACCCCGCAGGCAACCCCAACGGACATGTCGAGCTGACCCATAGCGACCTGGATGCCAGAGAATTCGTCGCGATAGGTTTCAGCAGCAGCGGCACCGGGAACGGCTCCATGACGCTGACCGACAGCCGCCTGAATGTCGGCGTCGGCACCGATACCGGCGGCCTGTTCGGGCGGGTATTCGTTGGAGCCGCCCCCGGCGATATTGCGCTACTAGACCTGGAGCGTAGCCTGATCGATGCGGCAGGGGCCCTGACGATGGGCGATGGTGCACGCCTGAGCATGTCCATCGGGGGCGGCGTGCGTGTCGACGAATACGCAGCCATCGATGCGCAATCGGCGTTTCTCGGTGGTCAGCTTTTCATCGATTTCGATTTCACACCGATGCTCGACAGCATGGTTTTCGACCTGATCGTTTCCGAGTCGATCGACGGAATCTTCGACGATTTCTACAGCGTCGACATCTCCGGCCTGGTTGCGGGTTACAGCGCCAGCACCGGGGTCGAGTTGATCAATGTCGGCGGCAGCCAGGTCGAAGCCTATCGGCTCCGAATCACGCGCGACGTACCGGAGCCCGGCTCGCTGTGGCTGATGGCGATCGCACTGCTCGGCTACGCCCTGTATCCAATTTCTGGCCGTCGACTGGAAGTTTGA
- a CDS encoding GFA family protein: MAIRGGCHCQAIRYVIAQETLHDVANCHCSICRRTTGGTFVTWATVPLASFRWENGVPTVYRPTPQSERYLCSSCGAQLAIYTQFAPTTLDVTVATLDQPERFAPNRNIWVGSKLAWVVLEPELPAEIEEVL, from the coding sequence ATGGCGATCCGGGGAGGCTGTCACTGTCAGGCCATTCGCTACGTCATTGCACAGGAGACGCTACACGACGTAGCCAATTGCCATTGCAGCATCTGCAGACGTACCACCGGTGGTACTTTCGTGACCTGGGCAACGGTCCCGCTTGCGTCGTTCCGGTGGGAGAACGGCGTACCGACCGTGTACCGGCCGACTCCGCAATCCGAGCGGTATCTCTGTTCGTCCTGTGGTGCACAGCTCGCGATATATACGCAGTTCGCGCCGACCACATTGGACGTGACGGTGGCGACTTTGGACCAGCCCGAACGGTTTGCACCGAACCGGAACATATGGGTGGGGAGTAAACTCGCCTGGGTGGTGCTTGAGCCGGAACTTCCGGCGGAAATCGAAGAGGTCTTGTAG
- a CDS encoding transposase — MFKGLVLQHPYNLADEQTECQIRDRHSFCRFLGMTPEGQVPGARWTKNHGQTHCGCKYHISIDRKHKLIRHFEATSASVADNTVFDALLDPTNTGAHVWTDAACRPVLAGSHSRMPATAATSTPRARRTDRSRRLSSAPIASAQNTVVAWSMSLPRSMRWLPCWGKVRNCL, encoded by the coding sequence ATGTTCAAGGGGTTGGTTTTGCAGCACCCGTATAACCTGGCTGACGAGCAGACCGAATGCCAGATCCGTGACCGCCATTCCTTTTGCCGCTTCCTGGGCATGACCCCAGAAGGCCAGGTGCCGGGCGCGCGCTGGACGAAGAATCACGGACAAACCCATTGTGGCTGCAAGTACCACATCAGCATCGACCGTAAGCACAAGCTGATTCGCCATTTTGAAGCCACGTCGGCGTCGGTGGCCGACAACACGGTGTTCGATGCCCTGCTCGATCCGACAAACACCGGTGCGCATGTCTGGACCGATGCGGCCTGTCGTCCGGTGCTTGCGGGCAGCCACTCGAGGATGCCGGCTACCGCAGCCACATCCACACCAAGGGCCAGGCGAACAGACCGATCTCGGCGTCTCAGCAGCGCGCCAATCGCCAGCGCTCAAAACACCGTTGTCGCGTGGAGCATGTCTTTGCCACGCAGCATGCGATGGCTACCCTGCTGGGGAAAGGTCAGAAACTGCCTTTGA
- a CDS encoding toll/interleukin-1 receptor domain-containing protein produces MSRIFISYRRQDAADVCGRMFDHLAAHFARDDLFKDVDSIGLGLDFRAVIADAVGSCDVVLVVIGPDWEHARDGQGRSRLLDPDDFVRIEVEAGLERDVAVIPVLVGGAAMPKRENLPESLHPLVYRNAIALRADPDFASDMQRLIRALESILASPVAAAGKANTPEPAPARMGPRARGALLAALAVLTLLLAVIGYLFQQDSPTAVPQIEETDPCAASNPPASCLFQ; encoded by the coding sequence TCGACCACCTGGCGGCCCATTTCGCGCGCGACGATCTGTTCAAGGACGTCGATTCGATCGGTTTGGGTCTGGACTTCAGGGCAGTCATCGCCGATGCGGTCGGATCCTGCGATGTAGTACTCGTCGTCATCGGCCCCGATTGGGAGCATGCGCGTGATGGGCAGGGCCGCTCGCGCCTGCTCGACCCGGATGATTTCGTGCGCATCGAGGTGGAGGCGGGCCTCGAGCGGGATGTCGCGGTCATTCCCGTTCTCGTCGGCGGCGCGGCGATGCCAAAGCGTGAGAACCTCCCCGAATCCCTGCATCCACTCGTATACCGAAATGCGATCGCGCTCCGGGCCGACCCGGACTTCGCCAGCGACATGCAACGCCTGATCCGGGCGTTGGAGAGCATCCTGGCATCGCCGGTGGCGGCCGCTGGTAAGGCGAACACGCCAGAACCGGCGCCGGCACGCATGGGGCCACGCGCACGGGGTGCGCTATTGGCCGCGCTGGCTGTGCTCACGCTCTTACTGGCCGTGATCGGCTATCTTTTTCAGCAGGACAGTCCCACTGCGGTCCCGCAAATTGAGGAAACAGACCCCTGTGCGGCGTCCAACCCACCGGCATCCTGCCTGTTCCAGTGA